In Deltaproteobacteria bacterium, one genomic interval encodes:
- a CDS encoding LLM class flavin-dependent oxidoreductase, which produces MRFLHRERGFIELDRPIPIWVAANGPGALAAAGAYGDGRISALNEPPDMTRASLAAIAAGAAGVGRALPADFHTAALTSAVVLRPGETLTSERVIDAVGSQVAAALHYCWEGVQQSGNPNQVPPSVRNLFAEYCEYVGKMETPREKRYLQIHEGHCSFLVPQERRFITPEAIRTWILAGTPDEIIHQLREAERAGLREITLLPPMDHAREIFRDISEHVIARY; this is translated from the coding sequence ATCCGCTTCCTGCACCGCGAGCGTGGCTTCATCGAGCTCGACCGGCCGATCCCGATCTGGGTCGCGGCCAACGGTCCGGGCGCGCTCGCGGCCGCCGGCGCGTACGGCGACGGGCGCATCTCCGCGCTGAACGAGCCGCCCGACATGACGCGCGCGAGCCTGGCCGCGATCGCGGCCGGCGCGGCGGGCGTCGGACGCGCGCTGCCCGCCGACTTCCACACCGCCGCGCTGACCAGCGCCGTGGTGCTCCGTCCGGGCGAGACGCTCACGAGCGAGCGCGTGATCGACGCGGTCGGCTCGCAGGTCGCCGCGGCGCTGCACTACTGCTGGGAAGGCGTGCAGCAGTCGGGAAATCCGAACCAGGTTCCGCCGTCGGTCCGCAATCTGTTCGCCGAGTACTGCGAGTACGTCGGCAAGATGGAGACGCCGCGCGAGAAGCGCTACCTGCAGATCCACGAAGGACACTGCAGCTTCCTCGTGCCGCAGGAGCGCCGCTTCATCACCCCCGAAGCGATCCGCACCTGGATCCTCGCCGGAACCCCGGACGAGATCATCCACCAGCTGCGCGAGGCGGAGCGCGCCGGCCTGCGCGAGATCACCCTGCTTCCGCCGATGGACCACGCGCGCGAGATCTTCCGCGACATTTCCGAGCACGTGATCGCACGCTACTGA